CCCATGACTCCCTTCTTTTCTGGTCGTTCCTGCCTTCCTCCAGACCAAGTCCCCTTCAAGCAGCTGCCTTGGCCTAACCGTCGTATTATATCTTCGAGCTACTAACCTCTTCTACGCCTCAACCTGAATGGCAACCGCTTTTCTCCTTTCCTGGAGTACATCCAAATTTTCCCTCAACCTATCATTATTCAGACTCTCATCCCCCATCCTCCTCCGCAAAGTAACTTCCCCCACCTCGACCGGCAACATAGCATCTGTCCCATACGTCAGATTAAATGGCGACTCCCCCGTTGCTTTGTGCGGCGAGCAGCGATAACCCCATAGCACCTGAGGTAACTCCTCTACCCATGTGCCTTTTGCCTCCCCTAGCCTCCTCTTCAACTCATTAACGATAATTTTATTCATGGCCTCAGCCTGCCCGTTCGTCTGCGGGTGTTCAACAGAACTAGTGACCGGAGTTATCCCCCATTCCCTATAGAAAGCTATCAACTTCTTGTCAACAAACTGCCGCCCGTTGTCTGTCACTATTGTCTTAGGTAGCCCGAAACGACAAATAATCCTCCACACAAATTTCTGAACCTGATACGCAGTGATTTTGGCCAACGGCTCGACCTCCACCCATTTGGTAAAGTAATCCACTGCCACCAATAAAAATTTCATCTGCGCCCTCCCGGTCGGGAATGGCCCAACaatgtccattccccactgTGCAAAAGGCCATGAGGACACAATACCCTGCAATTCAGCCGCTGGTTCATGAATTACATTCCCATGCTTCTGGCAAGCCTTACATTTTCGGGTAAATGCCATACAATCCTTTTCCAAAGAGGGCCAGAAAAATCCCGCTCGCAAAATCCTCGCCCGAAGGGCCCTTCCTCCTGTGTGCCTTCCACACACTCCTTCATGAAGTTCCCTCATCACGTACTCCGCTTCCCTTTCCTCCAAACATTTAAGCAGGGGCGAGACATAACCCCTTCGGTACAGATCGTCCCCCACCAAACAATACCTAGCTATCTGCCTAACATCGTTCGGGTTAAGCGTCTCCCCCCTAGTCTGTTTAATTATCAGCCCGATGATCTCGTTCTTCCAGCTTTTACTTTGTTCCCCCGTAACCACACAAAAACTCTCTATCATTGGCCTAGTCACCACCTGCCTAATAACTGTTGACAATCCCCCCTTTGCATTCCCGCTTGCCAATTTCGCCAATCTGTCTGCTCTCTCATTCTCC
This genomic stretch from Vigna radiata var. radiata cultivar VC1973A chromosome 7, Vradiata_ver6, whole genome shotgun sequence harbors:
- the LOC106766075 gene encoding uncharacterized protein LOC106766075, with the translated sequence MKKAAKECWDERSEEDFGEVKAILTQPPVMGRPEVGHDLQVFLEATEEAISAALIQETPQFKLVYFLSRSLKDAEKRYQQLEKVALALVYAARRLRPYFQGHQVVVRTDYPIAKILRKPDLAGRMISWSVEFGLKFEPRGCIRGQHLADFAGELSSEPEAYWWQLSVDGSSNKRGGGAGVVLEGPNGILVEQSLVFQFKVSNNQAEYEALIAGLELARDLGASCLECRTDSQLVEGQVKGTFQVKDDQLLQYFNKVKKLEAAFAHFRLQYVLQSENERADRLAKLASGNAKGGLSTVIRQVVTRPMIESFCVVTGEQSKSWKNEIIGLIIKQTRGETLNPNDVRQIARYCLVGDDLYRRGYVSPLLKCLEEREAEYVMRELHEGVCGRHTGGRALRARILRAGFFWPSLEKDCMAFTRKCKACQKHGNVIHEPAAELQGIVSSWPFAQWGMDIVGPFPTGRAQMKFLLVAVDYFTKWVEVEPLAKITAYQVQKFVWRIICRFGLPKTIVTDNGRQFVDKKLIAFYREWGITPVTSSVEHPQTNGQAEAMNKIIVNELKRRLGEAKGTWVEELPQVLWGYRCSPHKATGESPFNLTYGTDAMLPVEVGEVTLRRRMGDESLNNDRLRENLDVLQERRKAVAIQVEA